The following are encoded together in the Cicer arietinum cultivar CDC Frontier isolate Library 1 chromosome 2, Cicar.CDCFrontier_v2.0, whole genome shotgun sequence genome:
- the LOC101513090 gene encoding phenolic glucoside malonyltransferase 1-like, with translation MAQEESSKIVEVCNIEPIHETTESFQSPTSLPLTFFDLLWLRFPPVERLFFYEFTKNSTISFYDSILPNLKHSLSLTLQHFLPLAGNIIWPNDSSKPIINYVLGDSVSFTVVESKASFKDLSSNHCDASQRYHLIPLLKTSHEKASLVSIQVTLFPNFGFCIGITTHHATFDGNSSTIFMKSWAYTCSNLIQTLLSSQPNSELVGLISPENQTLKTEKNTCFNFGQTLLISQQNSQSTLSSLSLPKELTPFWDRSVIQDSNGISEAFVDAWMKHGGPNNRSLKVWDFSSKVKNDKVKRLFQLTPSNIQKLKEHAQNEMKNKVHLSTFSVTCAYMLSCLAKAEQPKVDKVIFIFSVDCRTRLDPPISPMYFGNCIAGQKIVLETKDLVGKNGFFVALEGINESLKRVKDGEVLNGAKNWLSYILEGSESTKIYSIAGSPRFEVYGIDFGFGKPKKVDMTSIDKTGAFSLSERNDDNGGIEIGLALSNQQIQDFSTLFVQGLESI, from the coding sequence ATGGCACAAGAAGAATCATCAAAAATTGTTGAAGTTTGTAACATTGAACCAATTCATGAAACAACAGAATCTTTTCAATCTCCAACCTCACTTCCACTAACTTTCTTTGATCTTTTATGGTTAAGATTTCCACCTGTTGAAAGACTCTTCTTCTATGAATTCACAAAAAACTCAACCATTTCTTTCTATGATTCCATTCTTCCAAATCTCAAACACTCACTTTCACTCACACTTCAACATTTTCTACCTCTTGCTGGTAACATTATTTGGCCTAATGATTCTTCAAAACCAATCATCAACTATGTTCTTGGTGATTCTGTTTCCTTCACTGTTGTTGAATCCAAAGCAAGTTTCAAAGATCTTTCTTCCAATCATTGTGATGCTTCACAAAGATATCACTTGATACCCCTTTTGAAAACTTCTCATGAAAAAGCTTCTTTGGTTTCAATTCAAGTCACTTTGTTTCCAAACTTTGGTTTTTGCATTGGAATTACCACTCATCATGCTACTTTTGATGGAAATTCTTCAACCATTTTTATGAAATCATGGGCCTATACATGTTCTAACCTTATCCAGACTTTACTTTCGTCTCAACCGAATTCTGAATTAGTAGGACTCATTTCTCCTGAAAATCAGACACTTAAGACCgaaaaaaatacatgttttaACTTTGGTCAGACTTTACTTATCTCTCAGCAAAACTCACAATCAACATTATCATCTTTATCATTACCTAAAGAACTAACACCTTTTTGGGATAGATCAGTGATACAAGATTCTAATGGAATCAGTGAAGCATTTGTGGATGCATGGATGAAGCATGGTGGACCAAATAATAGAAGTTTAAAGGTGTGGGATTTTTCTAGtaaagtgaaaaatgataaagttAAAAGGTTGTTTCAATTAACACCTTCAAATATTCAAAAGCTTAAGGAACATGCACAAAATGAGATGAAAAATAAGGTTCATTTGTCTACTTTTTCAGTTACATGTGCTTATATGTTGTCATGTTTAGCAAAAGCAGAACAACCTAAGGTTGATAAAGTGATTTTCATATTTAGTGTTGATTGTAGAACAAGATTGGACCCTCCAATTTCTCCTATGTATTTTGGAAATTGTATTGCAGGACAAAAGATTGTTTTGGAGACAAAAGACTTAGTTggaaaaaatggattttttgTTGCTTTGGAAGGGATTAATGAAAGTTTGAAGAGAGTTAAAGATGGTGAAGTTTTGAATGGAGCAAAAAATTGGCTTTCTTATATATTAGAAGGAAGTGAAAGTACTAAAATTTATTCTATTGCTGGATCACCAAGGTTTGAAGTTTATGGTATTGATTTTGGATTTGGAAAACCTAAAAAAGTGGATATGACATCAATTGATAAAACAGGAGCATTTTCTCTTTCTGAAAGAAATGATGACAATGGGGGAATTGAGATTGGATTGGCTTTGAGTAATCAACAGATTCAAGATTTTTCTACTCTTTTTGTTCAAGGACTTGAATCCAtttaa
- the LOC101512760 gene encoding uncharacterized protein — translation MSSNKRTGPPKHQNKIAWKPNAGVKINETEVGGRFRPLSEITGVCPRCKEQIDWKRRYGKYKALLEPAKCQRCSKRAVRQAYHNLCFGCAKEHGVCAKCCCRVDRIVGRDVSEVEAEQKMLEEAIKNSRERDRRSLLRAMNKSKSKTSKDTPTDTNDNKVGQLFPNSSLEDYAKKNGVVGKHDDSEIRDGKHDNDEESEEEVYDDEDDNDSANEDCDEDDNDNDENVPDQVNSKRE, via the exons ATGAGCAGCAATAAGAGAACTGGGCCACCCAAACATCAGAACAAGATTGCTTGGAAACCTAACGCCGGTGTCAAGATCAATGAAACT GAGGTTGGAGGTAGATTTAGACCTTTATCTGAGATAACTGGAGTTTGCCCTCGTTGTAAAGAACAAATTGATTGGAAACGACGTTATGGAAAATACAAGGCTCTTCTTGAACCTGCCAAATG TCAAAGATGTTCTAAGCGTGCTGTTCGTCAAGCTTACCATAATCTGTGTTTTG GTTGTGCTAAGGAGCATGGTGTTTGCGCAAAGTGTTGTTGCCGTGTGGACCGTATAGTTGGAAG gGACGTTTCAGAAGTTGAGGCTGAGCAAAAGATGCTCGAGGAG GCCATTAAGAACTCTCGGGAGAGAGATAGGAGATCCTTGTTGCGTGCT ATGAACAAAAGCAAATCTAAGACTTCAAAAGATACTCCGACCGATACAAATGATAACAAAGTAGGACAATTATTTCCAAATTCATCCCTTGAAGATTATGCCAAAAAGAATGGAGTTGTCGGGAAACATGATGATAGTGAAATTCGTGATGGTAAACATGATAATGATGAAGAAAGTGAGGAGGAAGTTTATGATGACGAAGATGATAATGATAGTGCAAATGAAGATTGTGATGAGGATGACAACGACAACGATGAGAACGTTCCTGATCAAGTGAATTCCAAAAGGGAATGA